The Solanum lycopersicum chromosome 2, SLM_r2.1 DNA window gaggATGAGTCACAAGTCTATGATACTTGCAATAATATGGGTCATCAGCTTTCCCGGCATCATTAGGTCGCTTCATCTCCGGAAACTCAATGAGCTTTAACTCAagcaacttttcaaaaatttcagaaaCATCTAAATCCAAGAAGGCGTATTCCTTTTCTTGAATCTCTCTTAGGATCGACATTTGGTTCGAATGTCCTTGAAGATTCATTCTCAAATTTGTCTCTATGCCCTCCTTGATAGAAAATTTCGCAGGTGACACATTAACATTCATGAATTCTTTGTTTTCACTTCTGGGCACAAATTTTATCCATCTCTTGGGCTCCTGCTTATCTCTTTCTTTGCGAGGATCATGGACAAAATTCATATCTTTCCAAGCGGGGGACATGATCAACTTTATATCATGAGAGCAAGTAGCTAGATCTTCGAATGAGATTGGATTTATTCCTTGTAAGATATAAAGAAGCTCCCAATTCATCCTTTGCATACAAATTTCTATCGCAAAAGCTTCACTAAGCCTATCCTTGCAATTCAGGCTCGCGTTCCTCCACCGATTTATGAAATCTATGACCAGTTCATTCTTTATTTGGAGAGTATTCGTGAGTTCTACCATACTCATTGTACGTCTTGTTCTGTGAAGCAGTTGAGAAATTTGTGCTCTAGTTGTTCCCAATTATCGATAGAATTGGGCTCGATATCACTATACCAATCATAGGCATTTCCCTTTTAAAGAGCGGAAAAATTACTTGACAAGGTGATCTCCATAGGTCCCAGCATTATTAAATGTTTCCACAAAGTATGAAACATGTTGCTTTGGATTTCCTTCGCCCTCGAATCGTTGAAACTTCGGAGGTTGATAACCAACATGCATGTTGAAGTTATCAATTCTCGTAGTGTATGACTTGGCATACATATGAGAGGACTTGGTGGATACTTCACACTTATCTGTGATAGTACCTTCAATAAACTCCTTCAAGCGATCGAGTGGGATCATTCCTTTAGAAGAAAATGACATCTCTTTAACAAAATGGGATTTTTTCGTAGGATCTTGGATTTCTTGAACTTCAACACCCTTTCCAGGCGCATGCCTCACTTCTCCATCTAAAAGTCTTTCCATCCTATCCATCAACTTATCAATTCGGTACTCTTGGTGTTATACATGCTTTGTCAATACTTCAATCAACTTCGTCAAATTCGCAAGTTGCTCTTCAGTCGAGGAAGAATCAGTCACCATTGTTTGCATGATAATGGAGGTGTAAGAGTGTAGCATGCATTGTCACATAAGTTAATCTTTAACAGACTCACCTTATGCGATGTATGCGGCGATTATTCATTAGTTGAATCATAGTTCTTATTATGGTATAGTTCTTGGACCAGATTGCTCAAGTAGAGCCAATGTCTTCTTGATCTTTTCAGTATCATTGCTTCCTCATTCTAGAGCATTTAAAGAGGAACTTACTTTTGATGCTCATATTGATGCAACACACTCACTGTTagctttttcttcttatatttaGGCCAAACTCATAAACAGATTCTTAAACTTGTTGGATTTTTCCCTTCAGGTACCTCAACTATgtcatttttctattaaatCATTGAATCActcataatttgttccttttaaacgTTGTTGGTTGATTTGATCGGTATATCTATTGTGAATGGCTTCAATTCTCTAATTTGTTTAAATGActtgaagtaaaacacaattatgcTCTGACAAGtttcactatcaattggacTAACGAGTTctggaacaacatatgtatcaTTAATTAATACTCCTCACAAAATCTGGTTCCACATCAACCAACAGTGTTTAAAAGAAACACATCATGAGTGATTTTAATGATTCAATAGGGAAATATCATAGTTGAGGTACCTGAGAGAAATAATAGAACAAGTTAAGGgatttgtttatgtatttgacttattatttattactagTGTCATGCCATGCTTACTTGTTATGTAGGGatcaatttcatatatttttttcttgatttgttaaaattggcgaatgaaaaaatatatttgtcgATTTCGGATAAAAATCAGATATTTAGTTTAACTTCATtgatttttgtttgttaaaattGGACGATAAAGAAATTATGGTCGATTTTCAAGGACTTCCATGTTAATAACactgatttttattattaagttattatttgatttattcatttttatattaatttattactaatagTTGTGACTAAGTGTCTTTACATTTACCCCGGAGTCGCTTCCCATTGAAGGTATTCCAATGGAGTTCAAATGTATTCATGTTAGGAAAACATTAGGTCATTTTTCGTTTTGTTTATCACTTGTGTATATCatatgtttatttgtttgtatattgttttATCTCTtcctcaatttaaaaaaataaattcagtcGGGATTCATAGTTGTACATTTCTAAAGATGTCTAACACCTTTCCTTCGGAATAATTTGAACCCCTTTACCTAGAATCTAATAGTTtcataaacatttttttattagtttcatAGTTTCCCTAAAATTAGACGGTGACTCctttaaactttttttcttaaaattcttCTAAAATTGAATGAATTGTTTATTTCTTGAGTCTAGCGACTTTTCGCCTAATTTGAATAAAGGAaggatttatttgttttttgagTCTCGCGATATTTTGTCTAATTTTGAATAAAGTAAGGATGTAAACAATTAActttttttagatatttgacGTGAAtccttaataaaaaagaaactaaagagtatatataaaaaaaattcattcagtGTTCCGTACCCACATTAGAGTCACACTTAATTCATATTTGGATTAGAAAGCCTCACATTAGAGGATAAAATGTTTCCTAACAAAGACTACTTCGTACCCGAAAGAACTAAAAcccaagattttttttattaagggtGAAAGAGTACATATGACTCCACTACAACCCTTATGGAGAGAGCAATACTCATTTACAAAGTACTTGTGATTAGAGGTATCAAAAATGAAGTCAAACATAGCTAACTCACCTAACCCGTCCATAGTTTTAAGGATTAAcctcaagataatttgaattgagtTCAATCTTAATTCATTCAAACCTAACCTATTTTAAGAGAATTTTCAATTGAGTCCAATTCAATTTCCAATTTCAGTCCATTTTATAACTCGTTACTATGATATATTCTTATACTAAActatgaattattatctatttaaaatttttgatatttatctatcaatttgttacttttttttaaaaaaaaaacttgagcTGAAATTcgaattgtgattataaaagttaatatcattatgttaaaattattgaaattaatcagATCAAACTGGGAGGTTTAAAACTCAACCCGTTTTTAAGCTCATTTGAACTCAATCCGTAGCCCAAAGTAAATTTGGGCATGTGAAGACCTaacctattttttctttcaactcattttaatatcCTTAATTTCAACCCTACACATCTATTTGACACCCCTACTTGTGATAAAATAGGATATTTCCTTGttgggcaaaataaaataaaataaaataaaaaattacatagtaCTTGTGACATTCACATATTCTTGTGGACATACTAAGTTACATGTGTATTTTGTCTTTTGAACATTCGATGCGTCTATCTgagcccttaattttctgtgatttaattaaaaaaaaaaaggggggggggggggggggaggtggGGGCGAGGGGGGCAAtgtccatttaaaaaaaaaaaaaacgtctATCTCAGCTTGGTAACCGTGAAAAGGGAATATATGTGTTTATTTTGGACAAGTAGAATGAGTGTGTGAATCATGAGTttgcaaaataaaaatactattgTTGAGAAGTTGTTGTAACAACTCATTTACAGCAGATTGTTGTGGTGCTTAGTTTCTTTCTAGCAGGAAAGTTATTTTCCCTCTTTAAGTTTTACCAAGTTTGCTTTGATTAAGGAGTTGTTGTGTTGATTGGTAAGTCAGTTTATTTATTGTGATATTTGAAGCTTATAGtttgattattatttgttttgttacAGAAGATGGACAAGTCGAAACCGGAATCGTCAAAATTGTTGTGTGGGAGCAGTAGCAAAGTAGAGACTAGAAGCCCTATAACATTTGTTCTTCTACTTAGTACATTTGCTGCTGCTTGTGGTTCTATAGCCTATGGATTTGCTGTAAGTATGCATTCCCACCCCTTCTGTAAACACAGACACTTGAATGCCATGTTTTCTTGTACATTACTGGCGTTTCTCATTTAAGCAAAACACCTCACATGGCCATACactatactgttccctattgtTAACATGTCTAAAATCATTCCTCCAAATTAATTGCCACACCATATACAATCTGACCCACTCTAACAAATGTTGAGAGGCATAAACCCGAGGTCTGAAACCACACGGGTAGTTTAAGTTTATAGGTTCTATGTAAACATTGATGAGTATTTTGTCATATGAATCAACAAATAATTCTCTGTTTCTAATACAGCAAATTATTTGTTTTCTACTTGTAGGTCGGATATTCATCTCCAGCTGAAGCAGGGATCATGGATGATCTGGGCTTGTCTCTTGCAAATGTATGCAGCTTTTATATTGTTCTCAACTTGCACTATCTGTGTCCTACACCTGTTCATTCTGGAAACAAGTATCATATGGATCAAATAGTAATTATTACATTACTCTTCGCTTCCATCTTATAAATAGACAAATTTAGATATGTATATGTAAAATCTAGGGTATTTTTGCCTTGGTTGgagaaatatttgtttttttttctttagggTTGTACTAACCTCAAAAATGTGTTTGCAACAAAATGTATTTAGCAAAGGGAAGGAAAAGAGGTAATTAGGGTTGTGGTCATCAATGAAATCAACCACGATGGTACCAATTGGCAGTGTAGGTTGAAGGTTGAAAAATATCCCCACTAACGTCAGCCACCGACCATAGAGTTCCACTTGTGAGCAATTGTTTTATTGCAACTTCATATGCATGTTTTCAATTACTGGTAGTCTGTTAATGAATGTATGGAGCTCTATATTGCATTTTTATATGCTGTAAATCATGAACATTATTCTGAGGCACAACCCCTGGGAAAGTTTCTAGAAGCGCCATATTAAGATTCACATTTCCGATTTTGAAGCTATCGGATTCAGTGTCATCAAATAAACCAACTTGTGTTTTTTTTGAACATTTTCAATGATGAACCCAtagtatttgaaattattttttgtcaatGGTGAATTTAACCACATGAATACCTGTAAATTAGTTCTTTGACCCCACTGTCTGATATTCTTATCTTCCGACAACATTCTGAAGTATTCAGCATTCAGTTCATTACTGACACTTGGAGGAGCCATTGGTGCACTAATCAGTGGCAGAGTGGCAGAGTCTGTTGGCCGAAGAGTTGTATGTTATTTGCTTTTCTTAGAAACTCTCTGGCTTCCAAAATATTATGCTTGTTATATTTCCTTTAAGTTGCGGATCTGATACATTCCTCATTGCAGACAATGTGGCTGTTAGAGTTATGTTTTATCATAGGGTGGCTTTCCATAATATTTGCCAAGGTGTGTGCAAAACATTatacttttcttaaatttagcAGTTGTGACTAAAGGAATCTATTAATACTCACATGATAACTCGGACATTTCTTAACTCCTAGTACATGTTCATCCTAATTATGGAGAATTGATGCATGTATTCCTCATTTGTACACTCACTGAacaattacaattattatttcattgGTACATTCTTAACTATTGCTTATCATAACTCAGAGACTATATTTGTGTCTAAGGGAACGtagtttcaaaatttataatatgtttGATTACTTAATTAAAGAATATTTGGTGGCTCAATGCTGGAAGATTACTCATGGGAATTGGAGCTGGACTTCATTGCTATGTGGTAAACCTTGCAAATTTCCCAACGGATATCTTATGTTCCTCTTTGATTAGAACATAATCAAATTTCCATTAAAATTAAAGCAGGCACCAATATATGTAGCAGAAATAACACCTAAGAATATCCGAGGTGGATCTACAGCTGCTGTCAcggtaaaataaaataaagcataGCTGGGTGTTACTAAATTCGAACCTTTTTATGTGGTGAAATATATTGCTGAATTTGCAGTTTACTGTGTCTTGTGCCTTTTCCGTAATGTTCTTTACTGGGAACTTCTTCACTTGGCGCAAGTTGGCTGTAATTGGTAACGGGCACTGTGATATATATGGGAAAATATGCCAATATTATGTGGTTTGAGGATATTGCTTACTTATGGCTTGCAATTGGTTAATTTTCAGGATCTATTCCTTGCTTCATTCATGTGGTCTGCATTTTCTTCATTCCAGAATCCCCAAGGTGGTTGGTGAGTCTCTacatgattttttctttttttttagctaTGTCAAGGGGATAATTGAGGATTCTTTCTTTTACGCACTGTAGGCAAAGGTTGGTAACGGAAATTTGGTAGAGGCATCTTTACGATGTCTAAGAGGCGATGACTATGATGTTTCTCAAGAAGCTGATGATATCAAAGTAATAACTCAACTATTTGATTGAAGAGAGTCTCCATCGGTTGGTTATTTTGATGGTGTATTTTTGCTTTGTTTTCTTCAAGGACTACACAGAGACCAGTCAGAAGCTAACTGAGTTCAGATTTCTGGATTTATTCAACCTAAAATATGCTCATTCACTTATTGTAAGAAGCAGCTAAATAAGTATGCTGTATATATTACTTGCCATAACTTCTTACTTGTATTTGTATGCTACAATTTTTAGGTTGGAGTTGGTCTAATGCTTCTGGTACAATTTGGGGGGACAGATGGAATTTCATCTTTTGCTGGCTCAATATTCAAAGCTGCTGGTTAGTCCTAATTGACAAATGTTGTCATAAATAATACTAGTGTTTTGAAGGAGCTAAAAATCCTAATTTACGATGCAATGACAAGGCTGTTCGACTGGTTTTGCTTCTACAATGATGGCTATGATCCAGGTTTATCACTTATCCTAGAGTAACTTGAACAAGTCAGTACTTCATGAGTCAGTTCAAATAATGAGAATCTTGTTTCAGCTTCCTTTTGCTTCTAGTAGCATACTATTGATGGATAATATTGGACGCCGCCCACTTCTGATGGTAcacatttcaacaattttttcgAGCTTCATACCCTAGCTGGATTGGGAGATCAGCAATTAAATTCTTGCAGGTTACAGCAGCTGGAGCATGCTTTGGAAGCTTTCTGGTAGGGTTGGGGTTTCTGCTTCAGGTATTGCCAACTGATATCTCAATTCATGTACTACAGGAGTTGTAACTTTATCTTAAAAGACTAACATATATGAGCAGGACTATCAACAGTCAAAAGAGCTTACTGCCACATTAGTGTTCACGGGGATACTGGTACATGAATCTGCTCCTTTCctatttttgtttaataatgTTTTTGCTTTTTGGGTTCCCTAGTAACACATTCTAACTTAGACTAGCTCATATCCATACTCAATATTGATCACACAAAATTTATAATGCTTTGCTCTACTTCATGTTTTTAGCAAAGATGTGGGTTAGGCTTGCTTGTCAAAATATAAagggaaaataataaaaaatatcccTCGACTTTGTTTTATTACTTAACTATGCCCTTATCGTTAAAATTGAGTTATTTTTACCCTTGCTGTTACTAATTTTATCATTTGTGCCCCTCAAATGGATAGAAAacccaaatcaattaaaattaccGAATTTTAACTCTATTCAACTTACCTAATAATATATCCCAATTTTGTTCATCTTTATTTCTGTTCATCTTCTATTGGACgagtaatgattttttttgaggTTAAATCAGGTCTATTCTGCATTTTTCTCCGCTGGCATGGGTGGTACACCATGGGTTATCATGTCAGAGGTATTTATTTAGTATTGGCTTAAGTCATATACCGCCCctcaaagttgtccgcataattcacttagacacctcaactgagACTTGTACCTAATGAACACCtaaattgttcaaaacatgTACCTATTAGATACAAAATGctgatatgaaaaaaaaagtgtattGCACTTCCCTGAAGCGCGTGAAAAGACTTAAAATagtgtcttttttattattatttttttacattttttcttcttttattgacacttgacattataattaatttaaaaaatattttcttctttatttacactttttttcaaaaaagaattcaCTCCCTTTCTATCATCTTCTTCGTAGTTTAGTTTAtaaaactttcttcattttagctTCAAAACtgtctttttattctttttttatatataaaaaatttatatcttccaaatatgaagataaatgaaaatcaactataaaGATTTAGATTTGAAAGAAAGTCTTCgtatgatttatttcaaatctcataaaaataaggaacaagtatgaagaagatgaaaaaagatGAATGATTTTTCCGTATAAAAATAGTTAGCCGATATTTATTTATCAcaattttcaaacaaaattttttaCTCAAATTCATATGTGGTcattaaatttatcaataatgatgtaaaaaattttgaaagaaataattttggagCTATCAATTTCATTTTGTCTTCGATGTAGAGTTGAATAACCgccaacaaaattttctttcttcttcactcttagtatgaaaaagaaaattaatattgaagttatttaaaaagaataagattttgtaatttgagaaagaatgtgttttggggaagaagatgaagatgaaaggggggtggggtggggtgggtaaGGTGGGGTAAAATAGGTTggcattttcattttttatttttctttttaaaatatttagatattaaatgtgtgtgtttttataattttcggGCCCAATGCCAAATGTTATTTCTTCATTAGTCATGTTGCTACGTCACCGCAAGTGTAGCACACACTCTTcacattttttgttgattataaaaaaatgtcTAATAGAAACGACTATTATATGGGTAAAAGTGTTCAATTGATACTAATATTAATTGAAGTGTCTAAGTGatttatgcggacaactttaagggacCGCTGATGACTTAAGCCTTTAGTATTTATATTAGGAATGAGTTGACATAATTCAATTAGAAACTGACTTTGTCTTCATTCATTCAGATATTTCCTATTAACATTAAGGGACAAGGTGGAACTTTAGTGACATTAGCTAATTGGTTTAGCTCCTGGATTGTCACTTATTCTTTCAACTTCGTCTTTCAATGGAGCTCAGCAGGTAATTCACTTTCACTCTTCTCTCTTCCTCATTCGTATTTGATTGATCGGGCAGGGAGCCTAAAACACAATTAATTTAACTTTGCCAGgtgttttttttgtatttgcaaTTTTTTGTGCTTCAATTGTTTTGTTTGTTGCAAAACTGGTACCTGAGACGAAGGGACGAACATTAGAGGAAATTCAAGCATCAATGATATTATTACAATGATGAATCATGTATCATATGTATCACACATTGCTACTGCCCATTTGGTTTCTTCAAATTTGTagtcctttatttttcttgtcaaTAATACtcatcaattatttatttcttgttGGACTTTCCCGTGTTTACTCAAACATTATATGATCTATTAAACACATCCTAGATTTATACCATTTTAATAACTACTTTTGATTGAACATGTGTTAGCACGTTAATCAAATCACATAGTACATTTTGTTGAGATAAGTGTCAAAAGTAAATATAAactattcacttttttttattttcatatctaaattattGATAGTGTGAGTTTCATACTtaaactatcactttttagtttgaCAAAATACATTTCAGTGGTATGTATAGTGCACTCTCTCTTTTATATGGAAAAACTTTGACACATGCATTTcacatagataaaatatttaatctatttaaaaattaaataagaaaaattcaatacttattaaaaattaaagataactattcatacaaaaaattaaattatttttcttctctcacTTCACCACCTCCTCCGCGTACCTCCCTCACCCACAACAACaccatctttttttaaaaaaaaaaaatcatttataaaatatttttaaaaatttcatatttcatccTCCCCCCCTCCTTTCCCCCatagaaattgatattattttattttaaaaaatctaccTCATCTTTTTAATGTTCTAgtcctaatttttattttcttacacttttcttattttgtgttaGATTTGCACgtacatttatttttagaaaaaaattctacTGGTGTAccaaatataacataaacaagtaaaaaatataaaaagtcttGTGGTggcaagtaaaaaatattttcgatatgtatatctaaacactaggaaaaaaattgaaagtgaaGGGTTAAATGGGATGAGAAGAATTATAGTTTTATAAAAGcaattcaaacaaaataataaacattaaaaaatggtgtgaggtaagaaaaatattttacattttattttataaagagaatattatttttttttataatagtttttaatttttaattataactaatactaataatttttttgttttttgttaagGTTGAATATTTTGTCTCTGTGGATTGTGATgtggaaattttttaaaataaaagagagtgtATTACATATACCATGATGAGTGGTATAAAAGAGAgaggtgtgtttctcaaactaaaaagtgataCTTTAAGTATGAAACTCAAACTTTTAATAGTTTAGGTCTGAAATTCAAAAGAAGGTATAGTTTACGTGTGTTTTCGACACtaatctcttttttaaaaaaataatgtcaatattattaaataaaaatttaatcaaataattataaatgaaataataaagtaTAACTTCGTATGAATAATGAAGTTGTACTTTCTTATATTACCAATTGCGTGCATATTAAATTTGTGAAATCAATATCCAAAAAcatctatatttatttataggtTGAGCCCATTGGTGACCTCTTAAAGTTGACACTACTCTTCACTTAGATATTTTAACTgagttttgttcattttttagaGACCTTTTATAGAGTCACTGtgtcattttgatttttttattactgTCACCAAAATATATAAGTGTGT harbors:
- the LOC101247766 gene encoding sugar transporter ERD6-like 5 isoform X2; translated protein: MDKSKPESSKLLCGSSSKVETRSPITFVLLLSTFAAACGSIAYGFAVGYSSPAEAGIMDDLGLSLANYSAFSSLLTLGGAIGALISGRVAESVGRRVTMWLLELCFIIGWLSIIFAKNIWWLNAGRLLMGIGAGLHCYVAPIYVAEITPKNIRGGSTAAVTFTVSCAFSVMFFTGNFFTWRKLAVIGSIPCFIHVVCIFFIPESPRWLAKVGNGNLVEASLRCLRGDDYDVSQEADDIKDYTETSQKLTEFRFLDLFNLKYAHSLIVGVGLMLLVQFGGTDGISSFAGSIFKAAGCSTGFASTMMAMIQLPFASSSILLMDNIGRRPLLMVTAAGACFGSFLVGLGFLLQSKELTATLVFTGILVYSAFFSAGMGGTPWVIMSEIFPINIKGQGGTLVTLANWFSSWIVTYSFNFVFQWSSAGVFFVFAIFCASIVLFVAKLVPETKGRTLEEIQASMILLQ
- the LOC101247766 gene encoding sugar transporter ERD6-like 5 isoform X1 — translated: MDKSKPESSKLLCGSSSKVETRSPITFVLLLSTFAAACGSIAYGFAVGYSSPAEAGIMDDLGLSLANYSAFSSLLTLGGAIGALISGRVAESVGRRVTMWLLELCFIIGWLSIIFAKNIWWLNAGRLLMGIGAGLHCYVAPIYVAEITPKNIRGGSTAAVTFTVSCAFSVMFFTGNFFTWRKLAVIGSIPCFIHVVCIFFIPESPRWLAKVGNGNLVEASLRCLRGDDYDVSQEADDIKDYTETSQKLTEFRFLDLFNLKYAHSLIVGVGLMLLVQFGGTDGISSFAGSIFKAAGCSTGFASTMMAMIQLPFASSSILLMDNIGRRPLLMVTAAGACFGSFLVGLGFLLQDYQQSKELTATLVFTGILVYSAFFSAGMGGTPWVIMSEIFPINIKGQGGTLVTLANWFSSWIVTYSFNFVFQWSSAGVFFVFAIFCASIVLFVAKLVPETKGRTLEEIQASMILLQ
- the LOC101247766 gene encoding sugar transporter ERD6-like 5 isoform X3 encodes the protein MLRGINPRSETTRVGYSSPAEAGIMDDLGLSLANYSAFSSLLTLGGAIGALISGRVAESVGRRVTMWLLELCFIIGWLSIIFAKNIWWLNAGRLLMGIGAGLHCYVAPIYVAEITPKNIRGGSTAAVTFTVSCAFSVMFFTGNFFTWRKLAVIGSIPCFIHVVCIFFIPESPRWLAKVGNGNLVEASLRCLRGDDYDVSQEADDIKDYTETSQKLTEFRFLDLFNLKYAHSLIVGVGLMLLVQFGGTDGISSFAGSIFKAAGCSTGFASTMMAMIQLPFASSSILLMDNIGRRPLLMVTAAGACFGSFLVGLGFLLQDYQQSKELTATLVFTGILVYSAFFSAGMGGTPWVIMSEIFPINIKGQGGTLVTLANWFSSWIVTYSFNFVFQWSSAGVFFVFAIFCASIVLFVAKLVPETKGRTLEEIQASMILLQ
- the LOC101247766 gene encoding sugar transporter ERD6-like 5 isoform X4, which gives rise to MDDLGLSLANYSAFSSLLTLGGAIGALISGRVAESVGRRVTMWLLELCFIIGWLSIIFAKNIWWLNAGRLLMGIGAGLHCYVAPIYVAEITPKNIRGGSTAAVTFTVSCAFSVMFFTGNFFTWRKLAVIGSIPCFIHVVCIFFIPESPRWLAKVGNGNLVEASLRCLRGDDYDVSQEADDIKDYTETSQKLTEFRFLDLFNLKYAHSLIVGVGLMLLVQFGGTDGISSFAGSIFKAAGCSTGFASTMMAMIQLPFASSSILLMDNIGRRPLLMVTAAGACFGSFLVGLGFLLQDYQQSKELTATLVFTGILVYSAFFSAGMGGTPWVIMSEIFPINIKGQGGTLVTLANWFSSWIVTYSFNFVFQWSSAGVFFVFAIFCASIVLFVAKLVPETKGRTLEEIQASMILLQ